One Dunckerocampus dactyliophorus isolate RoL2022-P2 chromosome 6, RoL_Ddac_1.1, whole genome shotgun sequence genomic window, AGGTGATGCAGAGCCAGCTCCTGCGGCTTGGGAGGGAGAAAGTGTCTGGTATATCCCTCCATCATGTGTACCACCCAAGGAAACCTAATAAGCTAAGAGTTGTTTTTGATTGTTCAGCAAAGTTTAACGGCATTTCACTAAATGACACCTTACTTACTGGTCCTGATTTAATGAATTCACTGGTGGGAGTTTTGTGTCGATTTAGAAGGGAGGAGGTTGCTGTGATTTGCAACATTAGAAAATGAAGCACAAGAATATCAAATGAAGTTCATCTCTTCGGTGCCGCCTCCTCACCTGGATGTCCTAACTTTGGCCTGAAGTATCTTGCTCAGCAATGCAAAGCTATCCATTCTGAAGCATCAGCCTTGTTGAAAGGAACTTTTAGGTCGAAGATGGATTAATCAGTGTTCCAACTGTCTAACAGGCCCAAGAACTAATTGAGGCATAGGAGCTGTGTAGTCGTGCCGGCCTAAGATTAGAAGAAGTTTAACTCAAACCACAAGGATGTTCTCTCCTGTGTAGCTCCTTCAGAAAGGGCATCAGAACACAGCAAGGTTCCCCAAGGTAACATCAGAAGGGCATGTACTTGGCGTTCAGTAATCAATGGTGAGCGACTCCTTTAGCTTCAATATCAATGGGAAAGATCATCCTTCAACTCGGCATGGGCTCCTCTCTGTCATTGCTTCTCGGTATGATCCACTTGGGTTCATTGCCCCTTTTACCCTGAGTGGAAAGTGCATCCTCCAAGAACTGTGTCACAAAAGTATCGGATGGGACTCTGGAACAGACACAGGTTCCCTGACCGATATCTGGCGTCTTGCCTTCGGCTCAGGTACACGTCCCACCAATGGTCGGAGGTTTGACCTATGTACCATCTTGGTGAGCCCTCCATCCAGGGGTTCCACAGTGTAGTAGTTCCCTGGGCATGCACAACCTTGTACACGGTGTACACTGGATTTTATAGCttcctgaagcctgaagcggagGTACACCAGATCTCCTACAAGAGCTGGACAATATACTTTCTCTTGTTGCTGAGTCACTCTTTCTGCTGCCTTGGGCTCTGTGATCTCCTTCGCTCTTGCATGGGAATTTCGTAGTCTGTCCTGGTGTACAGTCAGTTTTGCCTTCCTTCAGTTGTTCTTGGCCTAGCAGAGCGTCAACGGgaagatgtggatggactcCGAACTGCAGGTAATAAGGTGAATACCCTGTTGTTGAGCGGGGTGTAAAATTGTACGCATATACAAGCTCTGACGATTGTTCAGGCCAAAGGTGTTCAGGGAGAAGTGTGCGCAACAGGTGATGTAAAGTTCTGTTGAATCTTTTGCATTGTGGGTTGCCTTCGGGGTGGTGGGGTGTGGTTTGGATCGTCTTAACACCGTACAACTTCCACAACTCGGCGACCAATGCACTTTCAAAATTGCAGACGTTCCAGACCACTGCAGGCGTTCCAGCCGCCCATACTTGAGAAACCACTCTGTGATAATGACTTTTGCTGTAGTATCCGCATTGTGGTCTTGAACGGCAGAAGCCTGACTGAATTTTGTGAATACATCTGTTATCACAAACACACATCCACGTCCATCTGTGGCACATTCAGGTGTAGTAACATCTACAGCAACAACCTCAAGCGGTCTGGTGGCCAAAAATGGAATTTGAGGGGCTTGAATCTTTGGCTGCAGCATTTTCGTCAGAACGCACCTTTTGGCATGTCTTCACTCACTGCTCAACATCTTTGTGCATGCCTCCCCTGATGGCCCATCTGGTCATACACACTTTTCAGCACTTGTTCCTTGAAGCAGGCAGGTAACAGTAATTGATGGCATTCCCCAAGGTGCACATCTTCAATTACTCGATACAAGAGTCCATCTCTCAAGTCGGGGTCACTGTCCCACTTGCTGTCTGGTCTGGTCCTAAAAGTGTCCCTGCCCTCAGTGAGCTGCATACTGCTATGCAACCATCGTATTCCGCAACCTCACTATTTATTCATGGCCATATCAAAgtgaaataattaattatacTCATCATCTGTGACAAAGTACTCGGTGGATTGATGAGTTGCGTCAGTGTGCTGAAGGCATGCTGTACCTCGTGATGACCGCAACGTGGCAGTGTTGACATTTTGTGGTGACCTTTTCTTTGTGACTTTttcgggaccaggttatgagtttagcctcaGTTACCACGGTGATAACACCgcttaaaagagagctaccttcgctgaacaggcACGCCCGGCTTTACACTCAACATACCTCGCTAAcgcactaaactcgcttcgcagtaTACCCCCATAGGCAACGTGcatgaaacaaacacaatgcTCCAACAAAGGGAGATGCCACCATCTGAACTAGATAGGAGAACTAAAATTAGCGGCAGGTGTGTAAAAACAGGAAAGTAAAGGTGGCAGAAAACAAGGCggagcaaaacaggaagaattacaaaataagagcctCACAGGAACTGAAATGATAAATGATGAGCCATTTTCTTTTAATCTTAATGGAGTGCCTTAGACATttaaacatgcataaaaatCCAGATTAAAACACTACTCTTGTGTTTCTGTCACATAAAATAAGTCAGTAACACGGCCAGTTTGAACAATGTGATagtaattattactttattgaaATGTAGTTACAACATTTGCATCATTAACAAATTTGGTTAGTTTCACAGTCAAGAAAGGAGTATTTATGAGGTCACAGAGTATTACATGCTCAACAtctattttaaatgtatgaaataaTACTACTATTGCAGACAGTGTAGCTACAATGCATGGGGGCAGCGCAACTGTGCATGGCTCAAGTGTGACAATGCAGCAACAATAGGCTCTGTCGTATGTAATTTGACTCCAGTGCCTACACAACACTGAGGCAATGCTTATCATCTCAGGCCGTAGTGTATTTCCACAGTAAAGAGCCTGTGTTTTCTAACGTCTCATCCATGGCAATGCACAGTAAATGTAAGAACATCATGTGTTTAAACATTTGTATAATAAGGCACAGTTAagtgcattttctatgctgacCAATAAGAGTAGATGTATGTTTAATTTTCAAATCGGATTTTCCAGActgtaagtcacactttttttttttttttaagaaaaaacacaaattgaatgataacACTTTGTTACAGAATAATTTCTAATACACTTCTTCTGCCTTGAGACAGTGTCTGTAAGTACTGTGCAACTATAATCATATaatacctgtgtggattgagaaatgtcatattttggacagcagtgttgtttaattagggcactaattatgtctagcttcgAGATTGTAGCTGTTGTCAGCCattaactaaatacacacatgattttcagtcttttttacttcatttgggaagacaaaaacaaaagttttggtgttaaaatacaacttttagaATGTAGAAGACAAGTGTCTTCTActagaacattctgacatttattaaacataaGTTTTTAGTGTATCTATGTGGTTAAAATGTAacttatttcagcttttgtAGCTGTCGTTTGTCTCTTTgatggtgtaaacattgccccctcaCTCTGGCTTTGTCTGTTTCtattgtgaatttaatgttgttatgaGCAGTGCTATGACACTCCTAAAAAAATGCTCACTCTGATGATAGCTTGATCATAAATACCAGTccagagcgacttatagtctggaaaatacggtacataaAGACCACATTCAGTTAATGGAATATTATACAGTCAAATCTTCAGGATTATGATTCCTTCACCTTTTCTTCATAAGTGCCGCTACCCTTGTAAGCTGCGACGTAGCCGCTTGTGTCTGGGATGTCCTCACGTCCGActtttccctttccttttcccGAATCGTCAAATCGCTCCTTGTGTGTTCCTGTGTACTTGGTCGTGTCGGTCAATCTGTCCACAGCCGCTACCTTTGCTGCTCTctaaacaaacatacaaaataatgtttGCTGAAAGAAGGAAGTCATTTAATCTTTGCTTATTTTCAGTCAGACTTGCCAACACTGAGACAACTTACACGGCACATCACTACACTGTACTTGCTGTTGCCTTATAAACATAAATCTCACTTTTGATGACAGCAGTATTCATTCAATGATATGACTTTTATTGTGGTTTGTAGTGGTGCAcagctgcactgcatcatactcaTACTGTATGAGGGTTCTTCTGCTGTGTAAAGGATGCTTGAGTGCTGTCTTAGTAATGACAATGTACTCACAGTAATTCCAGCATTGGCAGGCTCCTTGCCAACAATGagaccataaattagctgcagcGCCTCCTCTTTGCTACTGCCTTTAAACCGCTTGGGGGCCAGCTCAGTCAGGGCCAGGTTGAACTGCTCAAATGTGATTACCCGAGCTGATTTGGACCTGAAGAAGCATACAATGTTGCTTGAATTATGCTCAAAGGgaaatatttccaaaaatacaaaacaagtaAAAGTTAGTATCATATTATCACAATCAACTGTGATTAATAAagataaaattgcaaaaaatagtAAGTGGTAATAACCCACAAGATTAAAAAGCAGCTAAGCGCTGTTAATAGTTAAAacataatagcaataatagtCAACCTTAACTTGTTAGGATTATGTTTGGAAAGTGAGTCGACGCCCATAAAGACTTAAAGCAGTGACAACTACGTGCTGCCCTTGTCCTCCAGTAGCGACACCGAGAATGAAGAATTCAAtggattcagtgatgtggaatgagatcggaAGCTTGGTGAATTTGCTTACTggtaacttgcttgttggactcaCTGGTTTATGTTAATTTGGCCTATTCACCCGTCCAagtatgttctttatgctattgtgtAGCTAAGTTAATGTTAATGTGTTGCATTAATGTACCAAACTcctattcagcctgttgttctgtgtgctactgtgtagttgaataacttgcctttccagacgaaatgtctgttcttggtcttgaattttatgaaatacatttctaaataaacGTGACTTATAATCCAGTgcgatttatgttttttttcctcttcatgacaatttttttgactgatgcgacttgtactccagagcaatttatagtctggaaaatacgggaCTATAAATGTCCATCTATTTTcaataccgcttgtcctcatttgagtgagctgaagcctatcccatctgactttgggagagaggcggTGTCTACTctgaactggtcaccagtcagacagacggcacatacagtatagacaaccattcacactcactttcacACATATGGAAAATTtttacccagagaaaacccacatgcAAATTCGACACAGCGATGTTCAATTATAAGTgttaataactaaaaaaaataaatacagtggtgtgagaaagtgtttgcccccttcctgatttcttttttgttgcatgtttgtcacaattaaataattcagatcatcaaacaaatgtaagtaatagtcaatggcaacacaactgaacacaaaattcattttttaaatgaaactttttattaagggattGAGAgccatcagtctggaaaaggttataaagccatttctaaagctttgggacagcaaaccacagtgagagccattatccaccaatgacaaaaacatggaacagtggtgaaccttcccaagagtggccggccaaccaaaattaccacaAGAGTGTAGCAACAAGTCATCTAAGAggtcagttaaggtcagtgttcatgactccaccataagaaagactaACACAGCAGAGTTCCCAGACGAAGACCACtgctgaataaaaacaacattaaggttgTCTGCGttttgccacatttcagaaaaagaatatcatTCCATGattaaaatatggtggtagtagtgtgatggtctggggatgttttgctgcttcaggacctgttagacttgctgtgataaatggaaccatgaattctgctgcctaccaaaaaatcctgaaggagaatttccatccatctgtttgtgacctcaagctgaaacgaactcgggttctgcagcaggacaatgatccaaaacacaccaacaaaTCCACacctgaatggctgaagaaaaactaaatgaagactttggagtggcctagtcaaagtcctggcctgaatcctattgagaggctgtggcatgaccttaaaaaggcggttcatacTCGAAAACCTTCCAATGAGGCTGAATttcaacaattctgcaaagatgagtgggcctccacagcactgtaagcAACTCAATGCAgttattgcagttgttgctgctcagggtggcccgaccagttattaggtttaatgggaaatcactttttcacacagggccatgtaggtttggattttttttctcccctaataataaataaaaagtttcatttaaaaactacattttgtgttcagttgtgttatcattgactaatatttaaattggttCAATGATCTGAAAAatgtaagtgtggcaaacatgcaaaaacaacaaaaaaaagaaatcaggaagtgggcaaacactttttcaaaccactgtatgCTGAAGTCTCATGTCACAATGCATGGCTTGGGATTTTTCGTTTTTGCCTTGCAAAAGTTTGTCCAAATTCTGCATGATTTGACCTATGAAGCATTCACCCTTACTGTGTGCTGCACTTAGATTATTACTTGACTTTGCTGAAGACTATGTCAACATCTGTGGTGGTGACGTTCTTGCCGTCGATGATATTACAGTCCTTGCAGATCTTTGCAAAGTTCTTGCCATTCATCTCCTTCCCCGTCGCCTTGGTGTCTCCGTGAATGGCAAACTTCTGGAAGGACGTCTCCACCTCTGCTGCAGACACAGAACTCTCGGCCatgctgacaacacacacacactggtcatCATAAGCATATATAATTACCGTTATTGTTGTGGTGTTTTGAATTGGTTTTGGATACGTTTTGCAGGAAAACAACTTGATAAATCAAGACTTGATTGTCAACCTAATCAGCCcaagtggacattttttttctttcaaaggATGCAGACACACACTTTTCCATCTATCACTGCTTTGTTAGTGTTACTCAAGCTGCGCTCAGGCCAGTTTAATCCAATCAACTCCATCTACAAATGGCCACTGTGTTGCTCACTCACAAAGGCTGAGCAAACAAGgtcatttattttctcttttctcCTCTGCTCACTCTGTGTGAAGAATATAGCCAGCCATCACGTGTTTGTTGTCTTACTACATTGCTTATACAGCTTGTGTCTAAAAATCAGCTATGAATTAGTTTGCAGCCATGAAACCCTTTTTAAGCCATTACTTTTACACAAAGCTTATCATTATTAGTATTACCTAATCAGTCAACACTATTTATGCTACTTCGACTTGCCTCCAAGTTCTTTGTCCTTTCAATAACAGCAATTTCTTATACTTTCATCAAAAAAGTTAAGTAATTGGCATCAGTTGCAATTGGTAAATAAGTAGCAGCCTGATTGGAGTATTTCCTGTTCTATTGGTCCTGAGAGCATGTAGCAGTGATGCTGCAAAGAGGACATAAAGTGTACCTGCTGCTGTAGGCTGCAGGATGCTTGTAGCTGAAAATATTCAGGGAATCCCTGATTCGTTCGGCGCTCCTCAACCTTCTTGTTCTATTCCTTCCTCTTTTTTGCCTCTCCACTTCAACTCCTCCTCCCTGCCACTCCCAGGCTTTCTACAGTGACGACACAGATGCAGATGCACGGATAAGcaggaggagagaggaggagggagaGAGTACCAGCCTGCGCCACCAATGACATCATGGCCGCTCAGTTAGTCCTCTGTGTGTTTTAGTCTTATAACTGTTTTGACTAGAATATTATGTTATAGTGTcactaattattataattaaattGTATTAACCATCATGCCAAGTAGTCTTTGTGTTCGCTGTTATATTTTTGTCCAGTCTGCACATGTGACAGCTTTTGTTTCCACAACAAAGGTCCTCTTGTTTGAATCCAATGAGAGCTACACTTGAAGGGACAAAAAGCACAGACAATGTAGATGACAAATAAATCCAACAGTGCTTTATGAAAGTTCAGCTGAGCACTCTCTCATGTACAGCAGATTAATAAGGTAACCCATAACATTAGACTGCAGGGTAGttgtacaaacaatatatacatttgacatgttattctgttgactttacacatttacacattacaaaatactgtaagaatgccactttcatataattggcatctttataatgtaagattaatgtcttcaacaaacattaaccatcgaattgaatcgtatcgtttgtacaatgcatcaaattgtatcAAATCGTTGtggttttaaaatatatagttttaaAATTGTATCATACACTGTATATCTAGATTCGAATCGAAGAGATTTGCATCCCTACAGAGAACCTGTCCCTTTTTCTCGAGGAAAAATACACTTCTCCTGTACAGGCATATTTGTGTCAATAATTTACATTGTCTGATCCTGCAAACCCTCACCTTGGACTATTTGTCCACATTCACAAGTATGTGGGTGCCCACATCCTGACACCATGTGTTCTGTTCGCAGGGTAAACAGAGTTGTTTTGAAAACATGCACCACCATGAAACTCAATGGTCAGTCACACAGAAAGCTGGGGAATGTTGAAGCACCGTGCGTTCTATAACTTTGGCGATAtaatattagtagtaatagtactAGTCGTGGTATGATGAGTTCTGGAATCAGATCAGTATTGGTATTGGCTGACACTCAAGGCTACAATATCGGTATTGtaatggaagtgaaaaagttgcgCAGTATTATATGCAGTATCATATGCTTGTTTATACACTTGTAGCTTGTACCTGTATATACACCTGAGCTGGTGATTTCATAGATCAACATTGCCCCGTTATTCTGTGATAAATGCTGTCGTGTTACCACTAAGAATTGTTTTGTTAGATTATTGTCTGCTGTCTGGGTGaaagctgtttgtgtgtgtgtgtgtgtgtgtgtgtgtgtgtgtgtgtgtgtgtgtgtgtgtgtgtgtgtgtgtgtgtgtttcactgaAACCGGTGCCAATAGCAGACTCGGCTACTTTAACTCATTGTCTGCTTGTAGTGTACACAAAACCTCCCCTTTTGAATATCAGCATAAAACAACAGTGTGTCAGCATGCTGGGTCACAAGTGATCAGAACATCACAAGTTCATGAAGTATTGACTTATTCCCAGCACATTGTGGAACTACAACCATTTTTCAACCATTTTCAGATAGACAGGAATCATGGCTGAGTCTGGTTTCCCTTTACCACCAGACTCCATCTGCCCTCTGTGTGTGGATTCACAGCGAGACCCAGTCACTATCCCATGTGGGGACACATACTGCCTGGAGTGTATCAAGATCTACTGGGACCAGTTTGACCACATGGGAGTTTACAGCTGCCCACAGTGCCGTGCCACCTTCACTCCGAGGCCCGTGCTGAGACGAGACATCCCAGACGTTTACCACGAGCCCAGACGTCAGCTTACGGAGCTTACGCCTTTCCCTTACATGCATCGGGAGTCTTTTTGTGATTTCTGTGTTGGTCGCCGCAACAAGGCAGTCAAATCGTGTCTCATGTGCCTGGCCTACTACTGTGAGACACATGTCAAGCCGCATTACGAGTCGTCCACTTTTAAGAGACACAAGCTGGTGGACGAAACCGGCCACTTGGACAGGAAGATCTGCCCCCAGCATGAGAAAGGACTGGAGCTGTTTTGCCGCTCGGACCagatgtgcatatgtgtgttgTGTACTGTTAGAGAGCATCGCGGCCATAACATCGCCTCGGCAGAGGAGGAGCGCATTGAGAAACAGGTGAGTGTCTGGGGGACATTTATACTGAGAGCTATGGAAGGCTCAAGCAGAGTCTACAGTAGATTTAGGGGACATGGTTATGGCCGGTCTGTATGTCAGTCATTACACGCAGCAGCAGTGATTGGTCAGTTTCATCACTCACACCAATCTGCAGCAAATTTTGGTTGGTTACATCACTCATTCTTAATTACTCAGTCTAGATGTCAGTCATTGCACTCAGCAGGAAGAATTGGTCGGCGACTTCACTGCCTCTTAATTGGTCAGTCAGTTCTTGGATGACCTAGATGTCAGTCATTATAGGCAGCGGCTGTGATGGATCAGTTAAACCAGTCACGTGTCATTGGTAAGTCTAAATGTCTGTCATTGCCTACAGCATCAGTGATTGGCCAGTTACATCAGTCACACTTTATTGGTAAGTTTACGTGACAATAATGACAAGCTGCATCAGCGTTTGATCAGTTACGTCAGTTGCTCTTCATTGGTTGGTCTTGGGTCACATCAGTCACTTGTCATTAGTCATTCCACAGGTCCATCATTCAAGCTTTTTTCCAGCCGACACAGACATTGAACTATTATCAGTATTTAGCAAAAAGGTATTCTGTAAGAAAGCCATGGGAAAACACACCAGGAGTACCTAAAGTGGAATGTTTTTGAGCACTGCATACTAAAGCCTGTGGCTGTAAAAATATAGAGTCATTGTTCAGTTGACTAATGAAAAGTCTATTTTCATTTTCTCCTTTTAAGGTCCATTATTGTATGACAGTTATTTGTTGTACTTCACCCCCACCACCCTCTCTCCAAAACCTAAATATGGCCAACCTACAGTAGATCCAAactgacatactgtatcaaGCCCTGAAATTTATGAAGGTCCTAATATCATCATTTCTTCCCATCAGAAAGTGCTGGTGGTGACACAGTCGGATGTCCAGCACATAATTCAGGAGAGGATGAAGGAGCTGCAGGAGCTCAAACACAACGTAGATGTTCTCAAAGTAAGACCACTCCTTGACACACAGAAAGTCCCACCTCAGAAATATAACTTGTAGTCACATTGTCCTTACAATGTGACCTTATCTGCTAGAGCTGTGCCCAGCGAGCCCAAGCTGAGAGTGATAAGACATTTCACGAGATGCTCCAGGCGGTGGAGCGCTGGAAGGCTGAAATCCATCAGATGATAACAGCCAATATGCAGGCGGCTATGTCTCAAGCGGATGGCTACGTGGAGCGTCTGGAGCAGGAGATACTCGAACTGCAGCGAAGAGACACAGAGCTCAGGCAGATCCTGGAAACAGAAGACAACATTCACTTTCTGCAGGTTCTCTATTGTAATTTATCTGTAAATTCACAATGTACGAATGTGACATGAGCTTGATAAAGGTTgtgaaagcaaaacaaaaaagttcatTATATTTTCACGGTTCATTGATGTTACAGTTAAAAGTACAACAAACTCATATTTTAATCAGACTTGCTTTACAGCGGCAGCGAACGTTCTTCCAATGTTCTGGAATAATTGCTGGAGTTCATTAGTTGGATAGCATTGTTAGTTATTTTGGTTAGTGCGGTGGTTCTCAATGACTTTCTGTCAAGCCTCCACTGGGggccagaaatgtttttgcatcccccccgatttgaaatgctattgaaaatctgtacagactgaactcgaaactgatgcaacaaaatggagagcagtgaagcagaCAAACGTATTTAAGAGTTAAATTACCGGGGGGGGGCCCacaccactatttgagaagcactggtctaGTGGTAGTTAGCAATGTTTTGTTAATTGGTATTCTTTAGAATCAACTAGTGATGTAGTTTTTCTAGTTATCAAGTGAGTTGGGTATTTTGGGTTAATTTGGTTGCTAAGTTAACTGGATATTGCTACTTTCGGTTAGTTAGTTTGTTAGTCAGAaaatttgtttcttttgtttggtTGGTTgtttaataggggtgtcacaagatctcgcaagaatAAAACGGGACAAGATTTCTTGCCTGGGaccataataaattaattaatcacacaataaattgaAATGAACTAGATGATTTTgcctgccatgtgcatgcatgtcagtTTTTCTCGTGTCCCCCATCAAAACAGTCAGGAAgagtgttcactctgtgcattgcatttatagtaaagttaaaatctcggctcgtctcgttctcgtagacccaatcttgtgtatcaccTTGTTTCTCGTGTATCGTGACATGCCTATTGTTTAATATCAGTAAATTCTAGCTGGTTAGCTAGGTTACACTAAAGGTGTTAGATATGTTGTTGCGGGGTAGCTAACTATGTTTTTAGTTAGTGGCTTGTAGTGGCAAATTGATTTGGCTGTTTGGTTAGCTAGCAAATTAGCAGGATTATTCTGTGCCGTGGCGCAGTGTGACGTGATAGATCGCCAGGTGTGCTGTGAGAAACTGCCTAATTTCACTTAATTGATCATAAAATTCATATGTCTTTGTTCATCTGTCTATGCCAGCGATGTATAGcgacaggcagaacaattaaaTAGTCTTCTGCTAGATGGCAAAAGGTACATAATTAACCAATGTATCTACCTGCTACCATTCATACAGCATTTTTAATTGGTGATGCGCCGTGTGatttttctaatgtaaaataCCTTGAGAGAACTGGTTTAAGGCGTCAAAAGATTGATGCTGTTCTGTGCTCAATGGAGTATGCAAATATTAATCTATTGTACTCCAATATGTTGTTAAATAGAATTTTCCAACCCTGTGTGTTGCTCCGGAAGCCATGGTGCCCAAAGTGCTCATCAACCCTCAGTTCTCCTTCAGTGAAATGAGCAAAACAGCTTTGGAAATGAAGGAACACCTGGATGACATTTGTAAAAAGGAACTGAGTAAAATCTCCAAGACAGGTTTGCCCAGATAATTTAAAAAGCATGACTTACCATACAAAGCATCACAAAGTCAAGTCAGTAACATATTTATGTAACATTGACAGTCAGCGAAACACCAGTGTACATCCTTTTGCCAAGAAATGGGGACAAAAGGCTGAAAGGTGAGTGAGCTGCAACAACTTTGAAGCAAAAGAAAAGATCAACTCAACACGAAAAATACGTTTCACACTAACAGTTCCAAGCAGAGTGGATTTTCAGGAGCCGAAAACGAGAGGAGACTTTTTAAGATGTGAGTATTTTGCAACTGATGTGCAATCTTAGTTGGAGTACAATAACTGTAGATTCAAACTGAACTGTAGTTTCAAACTGTAGATGAATAGGGATGTTTCTTTGTCTTCCTTCTCAGACTCTTCAAAGATGTCCTTCGATCCAAACACAGTCTATAAAGAGCTGGTCCTTTCTGATGGAAACCAAAGGGTCACTCGGAAGAAAACGGTCCAGTTTTATCCTGATCATCCTGACCGATTTGATGGTTTCTCCCAGGTGTTGTGCAAAGAGCCGCTGACTGGTTTTCGATTTTATTGGGAGGCTGAGTGGAGCGGTGAGTTCTCAGTCGGTGTGGCTTATAAAAGCATCAGTCGCAAGGGGAAGAACTCGCACAGTCTGCTAGGCTACAACAACAAGTCTTGGAGTCTGCTCTGCTCCGACTCGGGATATTCCGCCTGGCACAACAAAACCGACCGCGACCTTCCCAGTGCTCCTAGGACGTCACGGATTGGTGTGTACCTGGACTATGCCGGCAACACTGTCGCATTTTACGCCGTCTCAGAGACTATGGCGCTCATCCATAGATTTAAGGCTCATTTCAGTGAGC contains:
- the ftr84 gene encoding tripartite motif-containing protein 16 gives rise to the protein MAESGFPLPPDSICPLCVDSQRDPVTIPCGDTYCLECIKIYWDQFDHMGVYSCPQCRATFTPRPVLRRDIPDVYHEPRRQLTELTPFPYMHRESFCDFCVGRRNKAVKSCLMCLAYYCETHVKPHYESSTFKRHKLVDETGHLDRKICPQHEKGLELFCRSDQMCICVLCTVREHRGHNIASAEEERIEKQKVLVVTQSDVQHIIQERMKELQELKHNVDVLKSCAQRAQAESDKTFHEMLQAVERWKAEIHQMITANMQAAMSQADGYVERLEQEILELQRRDTELRQILETEDNIHFLQNFPTLCVAPEAMVPKVLINPQFSFSEMSKTALEMKEHLDDICKKELSKISKTVSETPVYILLPRNGDKRLKVPSRVDFQEPKTRGDFLRYSSKMSFDPNTVYKELVLSDGNQRVTRKKTVQFYPDHPDRFDGFSQVLCKEPLTGFRFYWEAEWSGEFSVGVAYKSISRKGKNSHSLLGYNNKSWSLLCSDSGYSAWHNKTDRDLPSAPRTSRIGVYLDYAGNTVAFYAVSETMALIHRFKAHFSEPLYAGFGVGSSVTLCQLKQNPTPY
- the tppp2 gene encoding tubulin polymerization-promoting protein family member 2, whose translation is MAESSVSAAEVETSFQKFAIHGDTKATGKEMNGKNFAKICKDCNIIDGKNVTTTDVDIVFSKVKSKSARVITFEQFNLALTELAPKRFKGSSKEEALQLIYGLIVGKEPANAGITRAAKVAAVDRLTDTTKYTGTHKERFDDSGKGKGKVGREDIPDTSGYVAAYKGSGTYEEKVKES